cgccgctTCACCTGTAACCACAGACTCGGGCTGGTCGGCATTGTAGGCCATGTTCTCCTGACCTTGCCCCTGGTTGTACCCGCCCATGCCCCAATCGTCGACCGGCGGCGGATTGGATCTAGCACTGACGACTGGTTTCGGTTGGTTCTCCTCGCCCCAGGCGGCGTTCGGGTCCCAGCTGGCGTTGGGGTCGCTGTAGTTCTGGTAGTCGCTTTGCGGCTCCGACGGCATTCCTTCGTTTTGTTCCTTCGACAGGCTGGTCTGCTGCGTCTGCTCCCGCCCTTGGGCGTGGCTTCCTTGGGTATAGGTGCTCTCGGGAACATTCTTGTAGGTCACTAGAGCGGACTGCTCCTCCTTGCTGGGTAGCTTGAAGGGCAGGTTAAGGCCCAAGGCCCAACGTTCCAGTTCCGTGTTAAAATGGAGGGCCACACAGTATCCGACGTAGCACAGAAGCATCACCACCGATTCGAACTGTAAGCAGAGGATATTTAAGGATTCTTTTTTGAGCTTCTTAGGAGAACTTACGCAGGAGATGACGTCGTTGAAGATTATAATCAGCATGACCAGAATCGAGACACAGTAAAAGAAACAGTCTCGCACCAGGGGCCACCAGTTCAACTGGCAGACAGTGCCGGAGCACAGAGCACAGACGGAGATCACGAACATGATGTTGAAGACGGCCGATCCAATGACCCCGCTGATTCCAATATCGTCCTTGGCGAAAAAAACGCCGATCACCACGGTGGCTAACTCGGGAGCCGAACTTCCGGCAGCCATGAAGGTGGCTCCAGCCACATCAGGCGATAGTTTTAGTTCTAAAATGGAACAattattaaagtttattttatgaattattaattaaagtagGATAAACGATAGAGAAGGTTTAAGTTTCTAATCTAATTAAACTCCACTAAGAATGACTGAAAACTTGATAGAGAATGTGTTAATATTTGAACaataatttaaagaatatttcatttaaaaattttgtcatTGCGTTATCTCTTTAAGTATTACCTAAGCTGAtgtattaatagatttttaatCATATACACTCGCGATTAATGACATAGACTCAGATTTAAGTTTTCAATAATATGGAGATTAAGAACTATGATAGCTAATGGTCTTTAGGATCATAAAGGAACCTTTGAAAGGCCAAACCATTTACAGAACTCCAAGTAGCATGATAATGACTCAGTGACTCTATTTCATTGATCCCAAATGTACATCATAGCTTTATTAGCTTACCCTCACACAGTCGGTCCAAACTGGCCACAAAGTACTCATCGCAAACGATGGCCAGTCCAAAGAAGGTAAAGACGGCCACCAGGATGTGCAGGATGAGGCCGCCATGCTGCCGCGCCCACTTGTTCATCAGCGGCTGGGGGAACTGTTCGATGGCCGGCGGTGTGCAGTTGTCGCGCTTGGGCCGCCAGGTGGGAACTGCTCCATGGGCAGGAGTGGCTTGTGTGGTCGACATGGTCTACACAAAGATGTTGTATGAGATTATGGTCTATCTAGGCGGCAGAGTACTCACCTCAGGCAACGGGGTTGTATCCGGTAGAACGTTGGCTTCTGTGATGTCCAGTCCATTGGATTCTGCATCACCAGCGTCCTCTGCCAGGCTGCCGACATCCAGGGGCAGGGATTCCTTAGTGTCGCCCTTGGCGGAATAGATGCTGACGCAGTAGTAGATGAGGAAGAGCAGCCCCATGTTCCACATGCGGGCTCGACGAGATCGGCGGCGTACAATCTAGGTGAGTCATAGAAGAACATTTCTAGGAGACCTGGAGTTTCTGTACATGCCAGGTTCATTTACATATGGAAGTGCAAGTACCCACACTCCTCACGTGGAAGTACCCCCTCCCAAGTGAAAGCGTACAAGTAGCTCAGATAAGAAACCTAACCGCCCCGGTGCGGCTTGATGGGCCGGCTTTGTTTAGCAGCTTGGCTGTGGAAATTCGATAACAGGCTTTAGCTGGCGGGAACTGCTCCGAAAGCCACCGCACAAAACAAAGTCAACTGTTTACTCTTGGGTTTAGTCTTGGGGAGGATCTCGTGGTACTGAAAGTTGACTAAACTCTCACTGAATTCAAAAGAATAATGATTGTCGTGGAACTTGGTATGTTGAATCTTATACATAAGATGCAATGGTTTGGGTTTGCTGTCTTGGTCTTagaagtaaaaaaaatctaaaaagttTACGCTATGGTATCATGTTGTTAGCCCTGTTCCATTGAACCTGTCTGATATTTAATACGAGTACTTAATGGGTGACTGGCCGGTGGCAGTCAAGGAAGTCAAGAAGCAAGCCAACAATCACAAAAAAGACAGACACTGTTGCAAAGGGTTGAAGAGGGTTCTTGCTCTACCCACTTGAATCGAAGGGTTGCAGAAACCTTTTCAAAatctgaaatattttaaaaagtttatagaacttcttaaattaatttccttttgcaatttaattcttgttttcttgTTCTAATATTTAGTCTAACAATGTAGGACTACTTGAGAAAATGCAACAAGATGCTATGTTTAGCCATTACAAGTGACAGAACCCCTCAGACCATGTCACCTGGCAAGATGGTCCTTTTTATACACCGTTGCGTTTCAGATCAAGGTCCTGCATGTCTTAAGGAATAACATTTACAGCGATTCCCGTAAAGAAAGTAGGGAAAACAGGACCAGATGACATCATTGACATCGTCCTGCGGCTCTCCAATACACAAGCTAAGCTAAAGCAACAATAAATGTCTTTGAATAAATTTCAGCAACATTTCTTTGTTATTGCCGATTTGGATGCCATTGTTGTTGGTCCtgtcgttgttgttggtagTGGTGGTGGCAGCAAGGCAGACTACTgcctgttgttgctggtgtgaTAACAGCGCAAATTTGAGGCAATTGCCAGAGAGCGAGGGACCAGGACTGAGAGGGCATGGCGAGAGCAAGTGGGCTTTTCCACCACAAACTACAAAACGACACGATGGGACACGAGGACAGCCACGAGGGGATGGTGGGGGCCACGTCGGCGTCTGGCTGACTGAGTGACTAACGAAGCCACCACACAACCACgctcccagctcccagctcccaTCTCCCAGTTCCCAGTCCAGGCCCATGAACCGAACGCCGCCTTGTGGGCCACTCGGTCATGCCGCACAATATCGATTTACAGTTATGGCACCCTTGCCCCACATCCGTCCCCTGCCCACAGCGAGCTTCCCCGAAGCTCTCGCTCTCTCTgcctctctttctcttccGAGCTGTTGGGTAAGGTTGCAAAGGGACTGCAGGCGGGCAGAGGGCTGTGGGCGGTGGGTAGTGGGTGGTGGTGTAGTGCTTTTCGCTTGACTTTTGCTGTTAGTTacatttgttgtttttgtttgctgcTGCTTGTGGTGAGGAGTGGAAGTGGGAAGGGGGGAGGAGAAAGGACCAGTCCCAGCCGCGTTGACGGCGTCAATGACGCCCGAAAGGCGGCAAGGAGGCTGCAGTCGAGCGACtatcttataaaaataaatggctGAGCTTACTGGAAGCGGGGGCGGGTGGTAGGGACGTGGAAATGTAGGACGGGTGCCTCGGCTTACATCATACACGCTCTGGCTTTTCTTCAAACGGCCCAAGACAATGGGAGGCGCAGAAAAGCAAAAGCGGAAACTACACAACAGGACTAGGTTAGCAAGGATGGGAGGACGAAAGCTAACAATTGACTCGCAATTTGCACCACGCCAAGCGGATAGAGGGATAAACACGGTCTCAGCTGATTAAGCCTGCACCTAGcatcctgctcctgctcctgctcctcctttCGCGGAGGATTTCATAATCACACATCCACTATTACCATTTTCGTAGGTCCTTTGGTAGGTGCTTCTCGGATTTTGCGTTTGTTGCACGGCTGGGATACTAGACGTTGGAGCTACGTTGGGGCCCAGGCTCTGTTAATTACAGTCCGTGGCTGAGGTCTCTCGGAAAACAGATACAGAAGAAAACCGTTGCATTGGAAAACATGTGCGAAAAAAAAGAGCCCAGagttttcaatttattttcttttcacttCACCAGCCCGACACTTTAGTTAAGTAATCCACTTCAATTAGTTACGCGTATTTccggaaaatatttaacagtTCATCCCTAATCGGGGCTTTAAACTTTCAGtttttccgcttccgtttGGCTTTTCCTTCACCGGACTGGCTCGGTGCCTTGGCCGCTGTGTGTTTTTCGTGTGTGGGCGCGAAGCTGTGGGGTTGCTCTGCCTGTGGACTGTGGCTTGGCTGGTTCGAATCGAGCACGACCGAGGCCAAGAGCGGACTGTGCCGACTTTGCTCCACCAAACACGCAGGGTTGCCATTTTAGTTGAGACCGAGTACACAAAAATTGTATTCATCTCTTCTACCTTGAGCTACTACTAGTAGTAGTACTAGTACTACCCTTGAGCCCCGCCCCCATATTCAACggaatttttcaaattcaGCCATCAATAAAGATCATCGATATTTGATTTGGACAGCTAGACTTTTCCTAAAACTGCTTAAAACGCTTTCTCAACAACGAATCTATTCGACGACATATCGGACATGCAGCCTAAGCTTTTCGGGAAACTGAAAGAAAATTGTAtggaaattaaattgtttgGCGGAATCGTGCCAGGGCTCGTAAATAGTGTTGTGAAAGAAAAGTTACAGCCCTCTAGCGTTTTTAAGCACTATTTTCATTAGCGCGCATAAAAGTATGCTACGCCAAAGCTGGCGCCATCTATGTTTAGCTTTTTCAGGAATGGgtgaaataatttaaaaattgggaaattgcaagtatctttgccaataccCATCTAATTCTCGAGTGGAacaccttaaatgatttgcagatcgattctccatcaaactGCATCACAATCtacaaaacaaattattttttagattttttggaCAATTTTTTGGAGCGTCCCCTTAGAAAATGAGGGAAATGCTAGGAAGGCCCATTTGGCCCACTGCGaagtccatatctttgccaataaccatccgattcttaagcgaaATACCTTggacgatttgtagatcgattctccatcaatctgcatcaaaacctacaaacaaaatacttttcagattttttgtcaaattttctggagggtccccttaaaaaatggggaaaatgaaaagaaggCACATGTGACCCACTGCGTAGTCCAAATCTTTCCCAACACCCATTCAATACACGAGtggattaccttaaacgatttgtagatccaTTCTCCATCATACTGAATCACaatctacaaacaaaatattttttagattttatgtcaaattttctggagagCCCCTTAAAAAAGGTGAAAATGCGTGGAAGGTCCATGTGGCCCACTGCGAAGTCCATATCTTCTATATCCAATTCTCgagtggaataccttaaattatttgtagatcgattctccatcaaactGAATCACAATCTAcaaccaaaatattttttagactttttgtcaaattttctggaggatccccttggggacaatgcaaataaaacacatgtggcccactgcgatgtccCTATGTATCTTCCCCAACACCCATCCAAATTTCGAGTAGATTCGAGTGGAAATTTCTCCATTTATCTGTTAAAAATTAACAGACCTTTACATTTTGCCCCCAAACctttaattacaa
The Drosophila bipectinata strain 14024-0381.07 chromosome 3R, DbipHiC1v2, whole genome shotgun sequence DNA segment above includes these coding regions:
- the LOC108128827 gene encoding probable sodium/potassium/calcium exchanger CG1090; translated protein: MIVRRRSRRARMWNMGLLFLIYYCVSIYSAKGDTKESLPLDVGSLAEDAGDAESNGLDITEANVLPDTTPLPETMSTTQATPAHGAVPTWRPKRDNCTPPAIEQFPQPLMNKWARQHGGLILHILVAVFTFFGLAIVCDEYFVASLDRLCEELKLSPDVAGATFMAAGSSAPELATVVIGVFFAKDDIGISGVIGSAVFNIMFVISVCALCSGTVCQLNWWPLVRDCFFYCVSILVMLIIIFNDVISCFESVVMLLCYVGYCVALHFNTELERWALGLNLPFKLPSKEEQSALVTYKNVPESTYTQGSHAQGREQTQQTSLSKEQNEGMPSEPQSDYQNYSDPNASWDPNAAWGEENQPKPVVSARSNPPPVDDWGMGGYNQGQGQENMAYNADQPESVVTGEAAAAAAASKPGATAATATTGAVDYYKSTDKQREPRPDPLIRPTEGGLPALVAWYVVYPIHFLCKKTMPDCRQEQYRNWYPFTFLISMVWISFYSYFMVWMITVIGSTLAIPDTVMGLTFVAAGVSVPDALSSIAVIKEGFGDMAVSNAIGSNVFDILVCLGLPWFIQTAIIKPGSHVNVISKGLAYSTLSLFSTVVFLILSTHLNGWKLDKRLGIILMVWYLFFITLASLYEMNVFGYMNPPECPSTY